In Myxococcus stipitatus, the following are encoded in one genomic region:
- a CDS encoding DUF7594 domain-containing protein produces the protein MKRGAQRTVGCGLGVLLGLLSGCGPSQNGAPASTDVSTPRRDALSTRKEIVLALADTHVMSASPTTSYGSSTTLEVDGSPQAEAYLRFAIPPFTGTLTTARLRLYALDSTVDGPSVQSPPGVWAWSELTTWNTRPVWPGSWVVANVGPVFSGTWVEWDVTEAINLQRDTFDAFLRPESPDGVIFASREHADPTLRPRLVLTVESAEDHPPPSIPPLPVSSEPVAFAPSADAFVSSNAPDSSSGGASVLLRVGNTPQREAHLRFSLQGLTETVQRAVLRLTVGGDGTRDGPSVFETRGAWSEESVTWNSRPTRMGSALDHAPILAPSSTVDYDVTNLVRGNGEVTLGLYGNSADEVGFNSREVSNFPPQLLVWTGASRSPPTDSCMTHQELLTRSFVPLHDTYVVQSTPATVFHREASLGVDGWPLTESYLDFDVQLGSRPVRRVLLRLYALDSSGNGPRLFKARSFDGAVTNWNRRPVITGSALGDLGAVSRDQWVEFDVTSSVTTSGRHAFALQPDAQEGLRFASVEAQTRGILAVAPHLLVVSESEAFCSYRGALPSGTVEWVTQSRGLTAERARHVSPARDGGYVSLSAVERTQGGPPLFEQTDVITLHRADGGAVWSREFIQAGVEFRKVAVTSQGQVLATGEYFGAPDLGRGPLPWGRGMFVAKLTPSGEVDWTRGYTAWFETPNVLYENPMQVFDLATDAHGSAVLVGTFWGYTNFGAGVVYSGKSFPTQGQTPNSFVLKLQANGALSWARLLVASTNRGTLASSIAVDAEENVTVGGWTGSNTDFGVGPVFMNGLFIARWGVSGNLSWARVFPVTHGDIQGVRSLPDGGVVFTGDFDGRLTFAGTTYSSRAPDDVADGPRDAILGRLSAAGADGVLRRFQSASAVSLAFQDLAVDGQGRIATAQAGWGDQLGMGSVGLPESQAPNRPTLASFDSALAPRWVRVLEPLPSSLHLAPAGEGLVVTGDLASTFELDGTWYTPTARRSDTLHFKLRP, from the coding sequence ATGAAGCGTGGGGCACAGAGGACGGTGGGATGCGGGCTGGGAGTGCTGCTGGGGCTCTTGAGTGGGTGTGGGCCTTCTCAGAATGGGGCCCCGGCTTCCACGGACGTGAGCACGCCGCGGCGTGACGCGCTCTCCACGCGGAAAGAGATAGTCCTCGCGCTGGCGGACACGCATGTCATGTCGGCGTCTCCCACGACGAGCTACGGCTCATCGACCACCCTGGAGGTGGATGGTTCCCCGCAGGCCGAGGCGTACCTGCGTTTCGCGATTCCGCCCTTCACGGGGACGCTGACGACGGCGCGGCTTCGCCTCTACGCGCTCGACAGTACCGTGGATGGGCCCTCGGTGCAGAGCCCGCCCGGTGTCTGGGCCTGGAGTGAGCTGACGACGTGGAACACGCGTCCCGTCTGGCCGGGCTCCTGGGTCGTCGCCAACGTGGGGCCCGTCTTCAGTGGCACCTGGGTGGAGTGGGATGTGACGGAGGCCATCAACCTCCAGCGCGACACCTTCGACGCCTTCCTCAGGCCCGAGAGTCCGGATGGGGTCATCTTCGCGTCGCGTGAGCACGCCGACCCCACGCTTCGTCCCCGGCTCGTGCTCACCGTTGAGTCCGCCGAGGACCATCCTCCGCCGTCCATTCCACCTCTCCCCGTGTCGAGTGAGCCCGTGGCCTTCGCGCCAAGCGCGGATGCCTTTGTGTCCTCGAACGCGCCAGACTCCTCGTCGGGGGGCGCGTCCGTGTTGCTGCGGGTGGGGAACACACCCCAGCGTGAGGCACACCTGCGCTTCTCCCTCCAGGGGCTGACCGAGACGGTCCAACGCGCGGTGCTGCGGTTGACGGTGGGCGGAGATGGCACGAGGGATGGGCCCTCGGTCTTCGAGACCCGCGGCGCATGGAGCGAGGAGAGCGTCACGTGGAACTCCCGGCCCACGCGCATGGGGAGCGCCTTGGACCACGCGCCGATTCTCGCCCCGTCCAGCACCGTCGATTACGACGTGACGAACCTGGTGCGAGGCAATGGGGAAGTCACCCTGGGCCTGTATGGCAATTCAGCGGACGAGGTGGGCTTCAACTCGCGTGAGGTGAGCAACTTCCCTCCCCAACTCCTCGTCTGGACGGGGGCGTCGCGGAGTCCTCCCACCGATTCGTGCATGACACACCAGGAGCTGCTGACCCGCTCCTTCGTCCCCCTGCATGACACGTATGTCGTTCAGTCGACGCCCGCGACGGTGTTTCACCGTGAGGCGTCTTTGGGCGTGGATGGCTGGCCCCTCACCGAGAGCTATCTGGATTTCGATGTGCAGCTCGGGAGCAGGCCCGTGCGCCGCGTCTTGCTCCGGCTCTATGCCTTGGATTCGTCCGGGAACGGGCCCCGGTTGTTCAAGGCCCGGTCTTTCGATGGAGCGGTGACGAATTGGAACCGCCGCCCGGTCATCACCGGGAGCGCGCTGGGAGACCTGGGGGCGGTGAGCCGCGACCAGTGGGTGGAGTTCGATGTGACGTCCTCGGTGACGACGTCGGGGCGACACGCCTTCGCGCTCCAACCCGACGCTCAGGAGGGCTTGCGCTTTGCTTCCGTGGAAGCACAGACGCGCGGCATCCTCGCTGTCGCGCCGCACCTCCTCGTGGTCTCCGAGAGCGAGGCATTCTGTTCCTATCGCGGAGCGCTTCCTTCAGGCACCGTCGAGTGGGTGACGCAGTCCCGAGGCCTCACGGCGGAGCGCGCGCGCCACGTCTCGCCCGCGCGGGACGGGGGCTATGTCTCGTTGAGCGCGGTGGAGCGGACACAGGGGGGCCCGCCCCTGTTCGAGCAGACGGATGTCATCACGCTCCACCGGGCGGACGGCGGCGCGGTGTGGTCGCGTGAATTCATCCAGGCGGGGGTGGAGTTCAGGAAGGTGGCGGTGACGAGCCAGGGGCAGGTGCTCGCCACGGGGGAGTACTTCGGGGCGCCGGACCTGGGGAGGGGCCCGCTGCCGTGGGGACGCGGCATGTTCGTGGCGAAGCTCACGCCGTCGGGCGAGGTCGACTGGACTCGGGGGTACACCGCGTGGTTCGAGACCCCCAACGTCCTCTACGAGAACCCCATGCAGGTGTTCGACCTGGCGACGGATGCTCACGGCAGCGCGGTCCTGGTGGGCACCTTCTGGGGCTACACGAACTTTGGCGCGGGCGTCGTGTACTCCGGCAAGAGCTTCCCGACGCAGGGGCAGACACCCAACTCCTTCGTCTTGAAGCTCCAGGCGAATGGGGCGCTGTCGTGGGCTCGCCTGCTGGTGGCGTCCACGAATCGGGGCACGCTGGCCTCGTCCATCGCGGTGGATGCGGAGGAGAACGTCACGGTGGGCGGGTGGACCGGAAGCAACACGGATTTCGGCGTGGGGCCCGTGTTCATGAATGGTCTGTTCATCGCCAGGTGGGGCGTGAGCGGCAACCTGTCGTGGGCCCGGGTCTTTCCCGTGACCCATGGAGACATTCAAGGGGTGAGGTCCCTGCCGGACGGAGGCGTGGTGTTCACGGGAGACTTCGATGGGAGACTCACCTTCGCGGGGACCACGTACTCCAGCCGGGCTCCGGACGACGTGGCGGACGGTCCTCGTGATGCCATCCTGGGGCGGTTGAGCGCGGCGGGCGCGGATGGAGTGCTGCGCCGCTTCCAGTCCGCCTCTGCGGTGAGTCTCGCCTTCCAGGACCTGGCGGTCGATGGCCAGGGGCGCATCGCGACCGCACAGGCGGGCTGGGGGGACCAACTGGGGATGGGCTCGGTGGGGCTGCCGGAGAGTCAGGCTCCGAACCGTCCGACGCTGGCGTCCTTCGACTCGGCGCTCGCTCCGCGATGGGTCCGAGTGCTCGAGCCGCTCCCGTCGAGCCTCCACCTGGCGCCGGCGGGGGAGGGCCTCGTGGTCACGGGTGACCTGGCCAGCACCTTCGAACTGGACGGCACCTGGTACACGCCCACGGCGCGCCGCTCGGACACGTTGCACTTCAAGCTCCGCCCATAG
- a CDS encoding GNAT family N-acetyltransferase, producing the protein MKVLETERLILRKVVREDAPFILGLLNEPSWLRFIGDRGVRTLEGAQDYITQVPQAQYAREGFGLYLVERKSDGVPMGMCGLLKRDSLEHVDIGYALMPSFWGQGYALEAVSAALAQGRRDFGLKRVAAIVSNDNASSIKLLEKLGFQFERYIRMPGATEDISLFLTKE; encoded by the coding sequence ATGAAAGTCCTGGAGACGGAGCGCCTCATCCTGCGCAAGGTGGTGCGGGAGGACGCGCCCTTCATCCTTGGGTTGTTGAACGAGCCGTCGTGGCTGCGCTTCATCGGGGACCGGGGGGTGCGGACGCTCGAGGGCGCCCAGGACTACATCACCCAGGTTCCTCAGGCGCAGTACGCGCGCGAGGGCTTCGGGCTCTACCTGGTGGAGCGGAAGTCGGACGGCGTGCCGATGGGGATGTGCGGCTTGCTCAAGCGCGATTCGCTGGAGCATGTGGATATCGGCTACGCGTTGATGCCCTCGTTCTGGGGCCAGGGATATGCGTTGGAGGCGGTCTCCGCGGCGCTGGCGCAGGGGCGGCGGGACTTCGGACTGAAGCGCGTCGCGGCCATCGTCTCGAATGACAACGCCAGCTCCATCAAGCTGCTGGAGAAGCTGGGGTTCCAGTTCGAGCGATACATCCGCATGCCTGGGGCCACCGAGGATATCAGCCTCTTCCTGACGAAGGAGTGA
- the selA gene encoding L-seryl-tRNA(Sec) selenium transferase — protein sequence MGPPSNNVDGGKNALLRALPSIEQLLRRPSLEPLLAGVPRARAVTALRLAVDRVRARLLKGEARAFDDSDVDEALRTLATPGLRSVLNATGVVLHTNLGRAPLAAQAVARVAEVARGYSNLEYDLDEGERGSRYAPLVDLLRQLTGAEDALVVNNCAGAVLLVLASLAAGRECVVSRGELVEIGGGFRVPDVMRQSGAKLVEVGTTNRTRLADYAGVIGADTGLLLKVHRSNFAVVGFTEEASVAELAGLGLKRGVPVFQDLGSGALVPLTGEGLGDEPTVRQVVAAGADVVAFSGDKLLGGPQAGVVVGRAALLSRIKAHPLTRALRVDKMTVAALEATLELYRDGKPEAVPTYRLLVQTPEELRGRALRLQGLLGERGVSARVDGVVGQVGGGAMPLARLPSFACILNVGAPEVFLERLRGGGTPVIGRIADGEVVLDVRCLAEEELRSVAEEVAAASPGKPP from the coding sequence GTGGGCCCACCGTCGAACAACGTAGACGGCGGGAAGAACGCGCTGTTGCGCGCACTCCCCTCCATCGAACAGCTCTTGCGGCGGCCGTCGCTGGAGCCGCTCCTCGCGGGCGTTCCGCGGGCTCGAGCGGTGACCGCGCTCAGGCTGGCGGTCGACCGGGTTCGTGCCCGCCTGCTCAAGGGCGAGGCTCGCGCTTTCGACGACTCGGACGTGGACGAGGCCCTGCGCACGTTGGCGACGCCCGGGTTGCGCTCGGTGCTGAACGCCACGGGGGTGGTGCTGCACACCAACCTGGGGCGCGCGCCGCTCGCGGCGCAGGCGGTGGCCCGGGTGGCGGAGGTGGCGCGGGGCTACTCCAACCTCGAGTACGACCTGGACGAAGGTGAGCGCGGCAGCCGGTACGCGCCGCTGGTGGACTTGTTGCGCCAGCTGACGGGCGCGGAGGACGCGCTGGTCGTCAACAACTGCGCGGGGGCCGTGTTGTTGGTGTTGGCCTCGTTGGCGGCAGGGCGCGAGTGTGTCGTCTCGCGCGGAGAGTTGGTGGAGATTGGCGGTGGCTTCCGCGTGCCGGACGTCATGCGGCAGTCCGGCGCGAAGCTGGTGGAGGTGGGCACCACCAACCGCACGCGCCTGGCGGACTACGCGGGAGTCATTGGCGCGGACACGGGGCTGCTCTTGAAGGTGCATCGCTCCAACTTCGCCGTGGTGGGCTTCACGGAGGAAGCCAGCGTGGCGGAGCTGGCCGGGCTGGGGTTGAAGCGAGGGGTGCCGGTGTTTCAGGACCTGGGCTCGGGGGCGCTGGTGCCGCTGACGGGCGAGGGCCTGGGAGATGAGCCCACGGTGCGCCAGGTGGTGGCCGCCGGTGCGGACGTGGTGGCGTTCTCCGGGGACAAGCTCCTGGGAGGACCGCAAGCGGGGGTGGTGGTGGGACGCGCGGCGTTGTTGTCGCGCATCAAGGCGCATCCGCTCACGCGGGCGCTGCGCGTCGACAAGATGACAGTGGCCGCGCTGGAGGCCACGTTGGAGTTGTACCGGGACGGCAAGCCAGAGGCCGTCCCCACGTACAGGCTGCTTGTCCAGACGCCGGAGGAGCTGCGCGGGCGTGCGCTGCGGCTCCAGGGGTTGCTGGGGGAGCGGGGTGTGAGTGCCCGAGTGGACGGGGTGGTGGGACAGGTGGGCGGGGGCGCCATGCCGCTGGCCCGATTGCCTTCCTTCGCGTGCATCCTCAACGTAGGTGCGCCGGAAGTATTCCTCGAACGCCTGCGCGGCGGCGGAACGCCGGTTATTGGCAGGATTGCGGATGGCGAGGTGGTCCTCGACGTCCGCTGTCTCGCGGAGGAGGAACTCAGGTCGGTCGCCGAAGAGGTGGCGGCCGCAAGTCCCGGGAAACCACCATGA
- a CDS encoding HNH endonuclease, with amino-acid sequence MINSAVLVLNRYYQPVHVTSVKRAFSLLYQGVAKAIDAQYRLYEFDDWAALSATNDCITTINRTIRVPRVLVLSAYDHLPRGRVRFSRLNIYARDADTCQYCGKNLPRSELNLDHVMPRTQGGKTTWENVVCSCVPCNLKKGGRTPEQAEMRLLKKPVRPRWTPLFRGATRKVTYQEWLPFLHLADASYWNVELLDE; translated from the coding sequence ATGATCAACAGCGCCGTCCTCGTACTCAACCGGTACTACCAACCGGTGCATGTCACGTCGGTGAAGCGAGCCTTCTCGCTGCTGTATCAGGGCGTCGCCAAGGCCATCGACGCGCAGTACCGGCTCTACGAGTTCGATGATTGGGCGGCGCTGAGCGCCACCAACGACTGCATCACCACCATCAACCGGACCATCCGCGTTCCCCGGGTGCTGGTGCTCAGCGCGTATGACCACCTGCCTCGAGGGCGGGTGCGCTTCTCCCGGCTCAACATCTACGCGCGCGACGCGGACACGTGTCAGTACTGCGGAAAGAACCTGCCGCGCAGCGAGCTGAACCTGGACCACGTGATGCCTCGCACCCAGGGTGGCAAGACGACCTGGGAGAACGTTGTCTGCTCCTGTGTGCCCTGCAACCTGAAGAAGGGGGGCCGCACGCCGGAGCAAGCGGAGATGAGGCTGCTCAAGAAGCCCGTGAGGCCTCGTTGGACGCCGCTGTTCCGAGGCGCGACACGCAAGGTGACGTATCAGGAGTGGCTGCCCTTCCTGCACCTGGCGGATGCGTCGTACTGGAACGTGGAGCTGCTGGACGAGTAG